A single genomic interval of Spinacia oleracea cultivar Varoflay chromosome 6, BTI_SOV_V1, whole genome shotgun sequence harbors:
- the LOC110798246 gene encoding retinoblastoma-related protein isoform X1: MYGADSEKRMEAKELQANFVHLSLLSKYYKRAYQEFFKSSEADKDLVDASSSSSSSSGTISDYYKFGWLLFLALRVHAFSRFKDLVTCTNGLVSVLAILIIHIPARLRKFNVLDSPLFEKKTDRGVNLVSSLCQKYDTSEDELKKMIEKANELILEILKKKPCSESQCKTENLENIDPDDLTFFEDLLEDSSLPTCISMLEKDYETTICNKGDIDERVFVNVDDSLLASGSLSGGSVNISGTKRTFEAMASPTKTISSPLSPCRSPTHVNGARGGVNVRMMSTPVSTAMTTAKWLRSYISPLPSKPSPQLEKYFMSCDRNISNEVVHRAHIIMEAIFPNSALGERNVAGNLPNSNLTDNIWAHQRRLEALKLYYRVLEAMCSAEAQLLHANNLTSLLTNERFHRCMLACSAELVLATHKTVTMLFPAVLEKTGITAFDLSKVIESFIRHEDSLPRELRRHLNSLEERLLESMVWEKGSSMYNSLIIAKPAMSAEINRFGLLAEPMPSLDAIAVHINMCSGGLPPLPSSIKHETATGQNGDIRSPKRVCTEYRSVLVERSSFTSPVKDRLINNLKQKLTPPALQSAFASPTRLSPGGGGETCAETGINIFFSKIVKLAAVRINGMIERLEKQSTTQTQQFRESVYCLFQKILSQRTSLFFNRHIDQIILCAFYGVAKISQYQLTFKEIILNYRKQPQCKTQVFRSVFVDWSSSLRNRQGQDHVDIITFYNEVFIPSVKPLLVELDPQGACAKTDSVPESNNDKDGQCPGSPKLSTFPSLPDMSPKKVAKNVYVSPLRSSKMDALISNSSKSYYACVGESTHEFQSPSKDLTAINDRLNSTRKVRGALNFDTDAGLVSDSLVANSLYLQNGNCTTTTSSSVVPLKTEQPDS; the protein is encoded by the exons ATGTATGGTGCAGATTCGGAGAAGAGAATGGAG GCGAAGGAATTACAGGCCAATTTTGTGCATTTGAGCCTTCTAAGCAA GTACTACAAGCGAGCATACCAAGAATTTTTCAAGTCAAGTGAAGCTGATAAGGATCTTGTTGATGCAAGCTCTTCTTCAAGCTCTTCCTCTGGTACCATTTCAGACTATTACAAGTTTGGTTGGCTGCTGTTTCTGGCCCTTCGTGTCCATGCTTTCAGCAGGTTCAAGGACCTAGTAACCTGCACTAATGGATTAGTCTCAGTGTTG GCTATCTTGATCATTCACATCCCTGCTCGATTGAGGAAGTTCAATGTTCTTGACTCACCATTATTCG AAAAGAAAACTGATCGAGGTGTGAACCTGGTCTCGTCGCTTTGCCAGAAATATGACACTTCTGAAGACGAGTTGAAGAAAATGATAGAGAAAGCTAATGAACTGATTTtagagattttgaagaaaaaaccATGTTCAGAATCACAATGCAAAACTGAAAACCTTGAGAACATTGACCCAG ATGATTTGACTTTCTTTGAAGATTTGTTGGAAGACTCGTCACTTCCAACTTGTATCAGCATGTTAGAGAAGGATTATGAGACTACAATTTGTAACAAGGGTGATATAGATGAAAGAGTCTTTGTTAATGTGGATGACAGTTTACTAGCATCAGGGAGTCTTTCTGGAGGATCTGTGAACATAAGTGGTACTAAG AGAACATTTGAGGCAATGGCCTCTCCAACGAAAACAATTTCAAGTCCACTCTCACCTTGCCGATCACCTACACATGTAAATGGGGCTCGTGGTGGTGTCAACGTAAGAATGATGTCTACACCAGTTAGCACTGCAATGACAACTGCTAAGTGGCTTCGATCTTATATTTCTCCGCTTCCATCCAAGCCGTCTCCACAACTGGAGAAGTACTTTATGTCATGTGATAGGAATATAAGTAATGAGGTTGTACATAGGGCTCATATTATTATGGAGGCCATTTTTCCTAATAGTGCTCTCGGGGAGAGAAATGTTGCTGGGAACCTACCAAATTCCAACTTGACAGACAACATATGGGCACATCAAAGACGGCTGGAAGCTTTGAAGCTATATTACAGGGTGTTGGAGGCAATGTGCTCTGCAGAGGCTCAGTTGTTGCATGCAAATAATTTGACCTCTTTGCTAACCAATGAGAGATTTCACAGATGCATGCTTGCATGTTCTGCAGAATTGGTTTTGGCCACTCATAAGACAGTGACAATGTTGTTTCCTGCAGTATTAGAGAAAACTGGGATTACAGCTTTTGATCTTAGCAAGGTGATAGAAAGTTTTATTAGACACGAGGATTCTCTTCCAAGAGAACTTAGAAGACATTTAAATTCTTTGGAAGAGAGACTCTTGGAGAGCATGGTTTGGGAAAAGGGTTCCTCAATGTACAATTCTTTGATTATTGCGAAACCAGCTATGTCTGCTGAAATAAATCGTTTCGGATTGCTGGCAGAGCCAATGCCATCCCTGGATGCAATTGCTGTACACATTAACATGTGCTCTGGAGGCCTACCACCTCTTCCATCATCAATTAAACATGAGACTGCAACAG GGCAAAATGGAGATATCAGGTCCCCGAAAAGAGTTTGCACTGAGTATCGCAGTGTGCTCGTAGAGCGCAGCTCTTTTACATCACCTGTGAAAGATCGATTGATAAATAACCTCAAGCAGAAGTTAACTCCTCCAGCTTTGCAGTCTGCATTTGCAAG TCCAACAAGGCTGAGTCCAGGAGGTGGAGGAGAAACATGCGCAGAGACTGGGATCAATATATTCTTCAGTAAG ATTGTGAAGTTGGCTGCTGTCAGAATCAATGGCATGATCGAAAGGCTTGAAAAGCAATCTACCACACAGACTCAGCAGTTTAGGGAGAGTGTGTATTGCCTTTTCCAGAAAATTCTCAGTCAACGGACATCACTTTTTTTTAATCGTCACATCGACCAAATAATTCTCTGTGCTTTCTATGGAGTTGCAAAG ATTTCTCAATACCAACTTACGTTCAAGGAGATAATTTTAAACTACCGCAAGCAACCTCAATGTAAAACACAAGTTTTTCGCAGTGTATTTGTTGACTGGTCATCTTCACTGAGAAAC AGACAAGGGCAGGATCATGTTGACATCATTACTTTTTACAACGAGGTATTTATTCCTTCAGTAAAGCCTCTTCTCGTGGAGCTTGACCCTCAAGGAGCATGCGCAAAAACAGACTCGGTTCCGGAAAGTAATAATGATAAAGATG GTCAATGCCCTGGATCACCAAAACTATCTACATTTCCAAGTCTTCCTGACATGTCTCCGAAGAAAGTTGCAAAGAATGTGTATGTATCTCCATTGCGGTCATCAAAG ATGGATGCTCTAATTTCAAACAGCTCAAAGAGTTACTATGCTTGTGTGGGGGAAAGCACTCATGAATTTCAAAGCCCATCAAAAGATCTGACTGCAATTAATGACCGTTTGAATAG TACTCGCAAGGTAAGGGGAGCACTGAATTTTGATACAGATGCT
- the LOC110798246 gene encoding retinoblastoma-related protein isoform X2 → MYGADSEKRMEAKELQANFVHLSLLSKYYKRAYQEFFKSSEADKDLVDASSSSSSSSGTISDYYKFGWLLFLALRVHAFSRFKDLVTCTNGLVSVLAILIIHIPARLRKFNVLDSPLFEKKTDRGVNLVSSLCQKYDTSEDELKKMIEKANELILEILKKKPCSESQCKTENLENIDPDDLTFFEDLLEDSSLPTCISMLEKDYETTICNKGDIDERVFVNVDDSLLASGSLSGGSVNISGTKRTFEAMASPTKTISSPLSPCRSPTHVNGARGGVNVRMMSTPVSTAMTTAKWLRSYISPLPSKPSPQLEKYFMSCDRNISNEVVHRAHIIMEAIFPNSALGERNVAGNLPNSNLTDNIWAHQRRLEALKLYYRVLEAMCSAEAQLLHANNLTSLLTNERFHRCMLACSAELVLATHKTVTMLFPAVLEKTGITAFDLSKVIESFIRHEDSLPRELRRHLNSLEERLLESMVWEKGSSMYNSLIIAKPAMSAEINRFGLLAEPMPSLDAIAVHINMCSGGLPPLPSSIKHETATGQNGDIRSPKRVCTEYRSVLVERSSFTSPVKDRLINNLKQKLTPPALQSAFASPTRLSPGGGGETCAETGINIFFSKIVKLAAVRINGMIERLEKQSTTQTQQFRESVYCLFQKILSQRTSLFFNRHIDQIILCAFYGVAKISQYQLTFKEIILNYRKQPQCKTQVFRSVFVDWSSSLRNRQGQDHVDIITFYNEVFIPSVKPLLVELDPQGACAKTDSVPESNNDKDGQCPGSPKLSTFPSLPDMSPKKVAKNVYVSPLRSSKYSQGKGSTEF, encoded by the exons ATGTATGGTGCAGATTCGGAGAAGAGAATGGAG GCGAAGGAATTACAGGCCAATTTTGTGCATTTGAGCCTTCTAAGCAA GTACTACAAGCGAGCATACCAAGAATTTTTCAAGTCAAGTGAAGCTGATAAGGATCTTGTTGATGCAAGCTCTTCTTCAAGCTCTTCCTCTGGTACCATTTCAGACTATTACAAGTTTGGTTGGCTGCTGTTTCTGGCCCTTCGTGTCCATGCTTTCAGCAGGTTCAAGGACCTAGTAACCTGCACTAATGGATTAGTCTCAGTGTTG GCTATCTTGATCATTCACATCCCTGCTCGATTGAGGAAGTTCAATGTTCTTGACTCACCATTATTCG AAAAGAAAACTGATCGAGGTGTGAACCTGGTCTCGTCGCTTTGCCAGAAATATGACACTTCTGAAGACGAGTTGAAGAAAATGATAGAGAAAGCTAATGAACTGATTTtagagattttgaagaaaaaaccATGTTCAGAATCACAATGCAAAACTGAAAACCTTGAGAACATTGACCCAG ATGATTTGACTTTCTTTGAAGATTTGTTGGAAGACTCGTCACTTCCAACTTGTATCAGCATGTTAGAGAAGGATTATGAGACTACAATTTGTAACAAGGGTGATATAGATGAAAGAGTCTTTGTTAATGTGGATGACAGTTTACTAGCATCAGGGAGTCTTTCTGGAGGATCTGTGAACATAAGTGGTACTAAG AGAACATTTGAGGCAATGGCCTCTCCAACGAAAACAATTTCAAGTCCACTCTCACCTTGCCGATCACCTACACATGTAAATGGGGCTCGTGGTGGTGTCAACGTAAGAATGATGTCTACACCAGTTAGCACTGCAATGACAACTGCTAAGTGGCTTCGATCTTATATTTCTCCGCTTCCATCCAAGCCGTCTCCACAACTGGAGAAGTACTTTATGTCATGTGATAGGAATATAAGTAATGAGGTTGTACATAGGGCTCATATTATTATGGAGGCCATTTTTCCTAATAGTGCTCTCGGGGAGAGAAATGTTGCTGGGAACCTACCAAATTCCAACTTGACAGACAACATATGGGCACATCAAAGACGGCTGGAAGCTTTGAAGCTATATTACAGGGTGTTGGAGGCAATGTGCTCTGCAGAGGCTCAGTTGTTGCATGCAAATAATTTGACCTCTTTGCTAACCAATGAGAGATTTCACAGATGCATGCTTGCATGTTCTGCAGAATTGGTTTTGGCCACTCATAAGACAGTGACAATGTTGTTTCCTGCAGTATTAGAGAAAACTGGGATTACAGCTTTTGATCTTAGCAAGGTGATAGAAAGTTTTATTAGACACGAGGATTCTCTTCCAAGAGAACTTAGAAGACATTTAAATTCTTTGGAAGAGAGACTCTTGGAGAGCATGGTTTGGGAAAAGGGTTCCTCAATGTACAATTCTTTGATTATTGCGAAACCAGCTATGTCTGCTGAAATAAATCGTTTCGGATTGCTGGCAGAGCCAATGCCATCCCTGGATGCAATTGCTGTACACATTAACATGTGCTCTGGAGGCCTACCACCTCTTCCATCATCAATTAAACATGAGACTGCAACAG GGCAAAATGGAGATATCAGGTCCCCGAAAAGAGTTTGCACTGAGTATCGCAGTGTGCTCGTAGAGCGCAGCTCTTTTACATCACCTGTGAAAGATCGATTGATAAATAACCTCAAGCAGAAGTTAACTCCTCCAGCTTTGCAGTCTGCATTTGCAAG TCCAACAAGGCTGAGTCCAGGAGGTGGAGGAGAAACATGCGCAGAGACTGGGATCAATATATTCTTCAGTAAG ATTGTGAAGTTGGCTGCTGTCAGAATCAATGGCATGATCGAAAGGCTTGAAAAGCAATCTACCACACAGACTCAGCAGTTTAGGGAGAGTGTGTATTGCCTTTTCCAGAAAATTCTCAGTCAACGGACATCACTTTTTTTTAATCGTCACATCGACCAAATAATTCTCTGTGCTTTCTATGGAGTTGCAAAG ATTTCTCAATACCAACTTACGTTCAAGGAGATAATTTTAAACTACCGCAAGCAACCTCAATGTAAAACACAAGTTTTTCGCAGTGTATTTGTTGACTGGTCATCTTCACTGAGAAAC AGACAAGGGCAGGATCATGTTGACATCATTACTTTTTACAACGAGGTATTTATTCCTTCAGTAAAGCCTCTTCTCGTGGAGCTTGACCCTCAAGGAGCATGCGCAAAAACAGACTCGGTTCCGGAAAGTAATAATGATAAAGATG GTCAATGCCCTGGATCACCAAAACTATCTACATTTCCAAGTCTTCCTGACATGTCTCCGAAGAAAGTTGCAAAGAATGTGTATGTATCTCCATTGCGGTCATCAAAG TACTCGCAAGGTAAGGGGAGCACTGAATTTTGA